The following coding sequences lie in one Zingiber officinale cultivar Zhangliang chromosome 2B, Zo_v1.1, whole genome shotgun sequence genomic window:
- the LOC122047706 gene encoding uncharacterized protein LOC122047706, which translates to MVSDEDIASCIESILRQTSDPAATLSGVVRQVEAKLGVDLSHKSAFIRDQIEILLGPSRLPAATFLASQQPPPAASPHSPYILLPYLPLQQQFSTHQPTSSAPSDPFPPQQHPGITFQYPPPPPLPAAAVMAAYHLQQQLHQTPQGVHAANLPPPAAVAVSAPKESAPPKAKRKGGSGGLNKVCGVSPELQPIVGEAAMSRTQIVKQLWAYIRKNNLQDPNNKRKIICNDELRVVFETDSTDMFKMNKLLAKHILPLDCAKETASEFKRLKAEEVTTPEVSQLDSDGYPLSISVALAKFFGCEEREMLQSDALSRVWDYIKSNQLEDDTNMVITCDTKLEELLGCKSFPVTGVTDMLKNHLLKKT; encoded by the exons ATGGTTTCCGACGAGGATATCGCCAGCTGCATCGAGTCCATCCTCCGGCAGACTTCCGACCCCGCCGCCACCCTCTCCGGCGTCGTCCGCCAGGTCGAAGCCAAGCTAGGCGTCGACCTCTCCCACAAGTCCGCCTTCATTCGCGACCAGATCGAGATCCTACTGGGCCCCTCTCGCCTGCCGGCGGCCACTTTTCTCGCTTCCCAGCAGCCTCCTCCTGCGGCTTCCCCGCATAGCCCCTACATCCTCCTGCCCTACCTGCCGTTGCAACAGCAGTTCTCCACTCACCAGCCAACTTCCTCCGCGCCCTCAGATCCTTTCCCCCCTCAGCAGCACCCCGGAATCACTTTCCAGTATCCCCCGCCCCCGCCTCTGCCAGCTGCCGCCGTCATGGCAGCATACCACCTACAGCAGCAGCTCCACCAGACACCGCAGGGCGTCCATGCTGCCAACCTCCCCCCACCTGCAGCTGTCGCTGTGTCTGCGCCAAAGGAAAG TGCACCACCTAAGGCTAAAAGAAAAGGTGGTTCTGGGGGTCTAAACAAAGTTTGTGGTGTTTCACCTGAACTCCAGCCTATTGTTGGTGAGGCAGCAATGTCAAGAACTCAG ATTGTGAAGCAACTCTGGGCTTACATCCGAAAAAACAATCTCCAAGATCCTAATAATAAGAGGAAGATCATATGTAATGATGAACTTAGGGTGGTGTTTGAGACTGACAGTACTGACATGTTTAAAATGAACAAGCTGTTAGCTAAACATATTCTTCCACTTGATTGTGCGA AAGAGACTGCTTCTGAATTCAAAAGGCTAAAGGCTGAAGAGGTTACTACACCTGAAGTTTCTCAACTTGATTCTGATGGATATCCTCTTTCTATTTCTGTTGCTCTGGCCAAATTTTTTGGATGTGAAGAAAGAGAGATGCTCCAATCTGATGCTTTGAGCCGTGTATGGGACTACATAAAATCCAATCAGCTGGAG GATGATACAAATATGGTGATTACATGCGATACCAAGCTTGAAGAATTGCTTGGTTGTAAAAGTTTCCCTGTCACAGGCGTAACCGACATGCTGAAGAACCATTTACTCAAAAAAACATGA
- the LOC122047705 gene encoding enhancer of polycomb-like protein 1, with translation MSRLSFRPRPLDIHKKLPIVKSIKEFEEDDAPTATSSTRNSLLPRVATAHDSEKHRTLGKKISQEIPTPQFSTVETYERDYSQTFSQTTSYIHARGARAEIGEFVEYDLDNEDEDWLEEFNNERKILSPEKFETLLFKLEILDHKARERAGVLTPTFGAPVPVLLQLESAAEALQSLSVRSIILQSVYNYWKSKREQWQKPILHHLQPPPPVNDTNPYNVFRPREKAHRLHTRRMQRRENNVQSFEKLRQVRLSLEQAKRVVEVLIKREQKKREFMECAVNLQRTKLKYKHEAQLVDDRMALSGFPGSWKFTSSDDDDDDDDDDMDTDYTQSWPASFYPNYADSNLMVVRKEPIKRELKQRYVSDGWLERMDPDEPIMLFSKPLDSDRLAAFGIMPPSHPPTDDGSVIPAFRARIGRGGRIIFDRCDPHLPLD, from the exons ATGAGTAGACTGTCATTTAGGCCTCGTCCTCTTGACATTCACAAGAAGCTCCCTATTGTAAAATCtattaaagagttcgaggaggacGATGCTCCTACTGCCACTAGTTCAACCCGAAATTCTCTCCTGCCACGGGTTGCAACTGCCCATGACAGTGAG AAACATCGAACTCTTGGAAAGAAAATTTCACAAGAAATTCCTACTCCCCAATTCAGCACTGTGGAAACATATGAAAGAGATTATTCTCAGACCTTTTCTCAAACAACTAGTTACATACATGCAAGAGGAG CCAGGGCTGAGATTGGTGAATTTGTCGAGTATGATTTGGATAATGAGGATGAGGATTGGCTTGAAGAGTTTAACAATGAGAGGAAGATTCTGTCACCAGAAAA GTTTGAGACCCTCCTGTTCAAGTTAGAGATTTTGGATCATAAAGCTCGAGAAAGAGCAGGAGTCCTAACACCTACATTTGGAGCTCCTGTTCCTGTTCTTTTGCAGCTTGAATCTGCAGCAGAG GCTTTGCAATCTCTATCTGTGCGTTCCATCATTTTGCAATCAGTATATAATTACTGGAAATCAAAG CGAGAACAGTGGCAAAAACCTATTTTGCATCACTTGCAG CCTCCTCCCCCAGTAAACGACACCAATCCATATAATGTGTTTAGACCCAGGGAAAAGGCACATCGCCTTCATACAAGAAGG ATGCAAAGGAGGGAAAATAATGTTCAATCCTTTGAAAAGCTTCGGCAG GTCAGGCTTAGCTTGGAGCAGGCCAAGAGAGTGGTAGAAGTCTTGATTAAG AGGGAACAGAAGAAACGAGAATTCATGGAATGCGCGGTTAATCTCCAACGCACCAAGTTGAAGTATAAG CATGAGGCACAACTTGTCGACGACAGAATGGCATTGTCTGGTTTTCCAGGATCATGGAAGTTTACTTCCagcgatgatgatgatgatgatgatgatgacgatATGGATACTGACTACACACAATCTTGGCCCGCCTCATTTTATCCAAATTATGCAGATTCTAATCTTATGGTTGTTCGCAAAGAGCCAATAAAGCGAGAGTTAAAACAGAGATATGTATCGGATGGATGGCTGGAGAGAATG GATCCTGATGAGCCAATAATGCTATTCTCAAAACCTCTGGATTCGGATAGACTCGCAGCCTTTGGCATTATGCCACCATCTCATCCGCCCACTGATGATGGATCAGTCATACCGGCCTTCCGTGCCAGGATTGGTCGCGGAGGACGTATAATCTTTGACCGTTGTGACCCGCATTT GCCATTAGATTAA
- the LOC122049645 gene encoding transcription factor bHLH52-like encodes MEAAVAAAFDAHSEVADALTGFLSESSHFLLDDFLHASESSAAGIHPSFSAPSSLFAPLPLHEPSGSGLLQHWPKRHRSCDDLRHHQLPTPAREERTELSAQSRAARARRKRIAEKTQELGRLIPGGNRMTTAEMLQAAGGYVKFMQAQVGLLGLLFTGPIKNWAAPPETERKAQALVSSPRVQEKLAAEGRCVVAKELVMVMAEDKEIKSNLTIARDLNRFIESINIGLR; translated from the exons ATGGAAGCGGCGGTGGCGGCCGCCTTCGACGCCCACTCCGAAGTCGCCGACGCCCTCACTGGCTTCCTCTCCGAGTCCTCCCACTTCCTCCTCGACGACTTCCTCCACGCTTCGGAGTCCTCCGCCGCTGGCATCCACCCGTCCTTCTCTGCCCCCTCCTCCCTCTTCGCCCCGCTACCACTTCACGAACCCAGCGGCAGCGGCCTCCTCCAGCATTGGCCGAAGCGCCACCGAAGTTGCGACGACCTGCGCCACCACCAACTCCCGACGCCGGCGAGGGAGGAGCGGACGGAGCTGTCGGCGCAGAGCCGGGCGGCACGGGCGAGGAGGAAGAGAATCGCGGAGAAGACGCAGGAGTTGGGCCGGCTGATCCCCGGCGGGAACAGGATGACGACGGCGGAGATGCTGCAGGCCGCCGGCGGCTACGTCAAGTTCATGCAGGCCCAAGTCGGCCTTCTTGGGCTATTATTCACCGGCCCAATTAAG AATTGGGCTGCTCCACCGGAGACAGAGAGAAAGGCCCAAGCTCTGGTATCATCGCCACGTGTCCAAGAAAAATTGGCTGCGGAAGGGCGGTGCGTGGTGGCGAAGGAGTTGGTGATGGTCATGGCCGAGGACAAGgagatcaagtccaacttgaccaTAGCTCGCGATCTTAATCGG